One Gloeobacter morelensis MG652769 DNA window includes the following coding sequences:
- the gnd gene encoding phosphogluconate dehydrogenase (NAD(+)-dependent, decarboxylating), with product MQLGMIGLGRMGANIVRRLLRHGHECVVYNRTAEKVRQLEGEGAIGATTLDAFVDKLATPRAVWVMLPAGEPTEQTIGALAERLQPGDIVIDGGNSYYKDDVRRARLLAERGIGFVDVGTSGGVWGLERGYCLMIGGEEQNVRYLDPLLVALAPGRGEIPSTPGREGLDARAEMGYLHCGLVGGGHFVKMVHNGIEYGLMQAYAEGFDILRGAGAPELPEGHRYHFNLADVAEVWRRGSVVSSWLLDLSAIALAGDPQLAGYSGFVQDSGEGRWTVAAALEEGVSAEVLSAALYTRFRSRQEHTFAEKVLSAMRFQFGGHTEHTGAGG from the coding sequence ATGCAACTTGGCATGATCGGACTCGGGCGCATGGGTGCCAACATTGTCCGGCGCCTGCTGCGCCACGGTCACGAGTGTGTGGTCTACAACCGCACCGCCGAGAAAGTCCGGCAACTGGAGGGCGAAGGGGCCATCGGTGCGACGACCCTCGACGCTTTTGTAGATAAACTCGCCACCCCCCGCGCAGTTTGGGTGATGCTCCCCGCGGGGGAGCCCACCGAGCAGACGATCGGCGCTCTGGCCGAACGGCTGCAGCCGGGGGACATCGTCATCGACGGCGGCAATTCTTATTACAAAGACGACGTGCGCCGCGCCCGCCTCCTGGCCGAGAGGGGCATCGGTTTTGTCGATGTCGGCACCTCGGGCGGGGTCTGGGGGTTGGAGCGGGGCTACTGCCTGATGATTGGCGGCGAGGAGCAGAACGTTCGTTATCTTGACCCGCTGCTTGTGGCCCTCGCCCCCGGGCGCGGGGAGATCCCGTCCACCCCCGGGCGCGAGGGGCTCGACGCGCGCGCCGAGATGGGCTACCTGCACTGCGGTCTGGTGGGCGGGGGACACTTCGTCAAAATGGTCCACAACGGCATCGAATACGGCCTGATGCAGGCCTACGCCGAGGGCTTCGACATCCTGCGGGGTGCGGGCGCGCCCGAGTTGCCCGAGGGCCACCGCTACCACTTCAATCTGGCGGATGTCGCCGAAGTCTGGCGCCGGGGCAGCGTCGTCTCTTCGTGGCTGTTGGATCTCAGTGCCATTGCCCTAGCCGGCGACCCGCAGCTTGCGGGGTATTCCGGTTTTGTGCAGGACTCGGGAGAAGGGCGCTGGACGGTGGCCGCCGCCCTCGAAGAGGGGGTGTCGGCGGAGGTGCTCTCGGCGGCTCTGTATACCCGGTTTCGTTCCCGGCAGGAGCACACCTTCGCCGAAAAGGTGCTCTCGGCGATGCGCTTTCAGTTCGGCGGGCACACCGAGCACACCGGCGCGGGAGGGTGA
- the zwf gene encoding glucose-6-phosphate dehydrogenase: protein MATDSTTPSPNAPPAGPCAMVVFGAAGDLTSRLLVPALYNLAAGGLLGEKFVLIGLARAPLTDADFRAQLGEALLRHATAAVDPAVWDALAQRVFYLEAHFEAPDTYARLRRRLAEVEGEFNTGGNALFYLATAAEHFGGIVEQLGWAGLTREQTDHWRRVILEKPFGQDLASAQTLNARLRRDLLEKQVYRIDHYLGKETVQNILVLRFANGLFEPLWNRNHIDHVQITVAESVGVEKRGGYYDRAGALRDMVPNHLFQLLALTAMEPPTCFGADAVRTEKTKLLEAVQALKPAQVPAHVVRAQYAAGTIGERALPDYRSEPRVAPDSTTETFIALKLAVDNWRWAGVPFYLRTGKALTRRSTEIAIRFKQAPYAMFRDTPVERLTPNYLVLHIQPEERISLEFGAKVPGPAVRMTGVGMDFCYNRHFGGERAIGYETLIYDCIMGDATLFQRSDTVEAAWGVVEPIFAAWNNSMADLLTYPAGSWGPQQAEEMLGRDGRQWRSTDHDSCR, encoded by the coding sequence ATGGCAACCGATTCGACGACGCCCTCCCCAAACGCCCCACCGGCTGGACCCTGCGCGATGGTCGTCTTCGGGGCGGCCGGGGATCTGACCAGTCGGCTACTGGTGCCGGCGCTCTACAACCTGGCCGCAGGCGGGCTATTGGGTGAAAAATTTGTCTTGATCGGGCTGGCCCGCGCCCCCCTCACCGACGCCGATTTTCGGGCGCAACTGGGCGAGGCTTTGCTTCGCCATGCCACCGCTGCGGTCGATCCGGCCGTTTGGGATGCCCTTGCGCAGCGGGTTTTTTATCTGGAAGCCCACTTCGAAGCCCCCGATACCTACGCTCGACTGCGGCGGCGGCTGGCCGAGGTGGAAGGCGAGTTCAACACGGGCGGCAATGCCCTGTTTTATCTGGCGACCGCCGCCGAGCACTTCGGCGGCATCGTCGAGCAGTTGGGCTGGGCCGGTCTGACCCGCGAGCAGACTGATCACTGGCGGCGCGTCATTCTCGAAAAACCCTTCGGCCAGGACCTCGCCTCCGCCCAAACCCTCAACGCCCGCCTCCGGCGCGACCTCTTAGAAAAACAGGTCTACCGCATCGACCACTACCTGGGCAAAGAAACCGTCCAGAACATCTTGGTACTGCGCTTCGCCAACGGTCTATTTGAGCCCCTCTGGAACCGCAACCACATCGACCATGTGCAGATCACCGTCGCCGAGAGTGTCGGGGTCGAAAAGCGGGGCGGCTACTACGACCGGGCCGGGGCGCTCAGGGACATGGTGCCCAACCATCTTTTCCAGTTGCTCGCCCTCACCGCGATGGAGCCGCCCACCTGCTTCGGGGCCGATGCCGTGCGCACCGAGAAGACCAAGCTGCTGGAAGCCGTTCAGGCGCTCAAGCCCGCGCAGGTACCCGCCCACGTCGTGCGCGCCCAGTACGCCGCGGGCACTATCGGGGAGCGGGCCCTCCCGGACTACCGCTCCGAGCCGCGGGTGGCGCCGGATTCGACCACCGAGACTTTTATCGCCCTCAAACTCGCCGTCGATAACTGGCGGTGGGCGGGGGTGCCCTTTTATCTGCGCACCGGCAAGGCCCTCACCAGGCGCAGCACCGAGATCGCCATCCGCTTCAAGCAGGCGCCCTACGCGATGTTTCGCGATACGCCGGTGGAGCGCCTCACCCCCAACTACCTGGTACTGCACATCCAGCCGGAGGAGCGCATCAGCCTCGAATTTGGCGCCAAAGTGCCGGGGCCCGCAGTGCGTATGACCGGTGTCGGCATGGACTTTTGCTACAATCGCCACTTCGGCGGCGAGCGGGCGATCGGCTACGAGACTTTAATTTACGATTGCATAATGGGTGATGCCACCCTCTTTCAGCGCTCGGATACGGTGGAGGCGGCCTGGGGGGTCGTGGAGCCCATCTTTGCCGCCTGGAACAATTCGATGGCGGACCTGCTCACCTACCCGGCCGGCAGTTGGGGTCCGCAGCAGGCGGAGGAGATGCTCGGGCGCGACGGTCGGCAGTGGCGGAGCACGGACCATGATTCTTGCAGGTGA
- the glk gene encoding glucokinase, producing the protein MILAGDVGGTNTRLAGFEPVAGNLMPIVAETYASRDHSSLDTIVYLFISEYRLRVAAACFGVAGPVRRGRAETTNLPWSIDANALAAGLKLPTVGLINDLEANAHGIALLGPADFAVLNPGAADAMGNQAVIAAGTGLGEAGLFWDGRRHRPFATEGGHSDFAPGDALQIELLRHLRVRFAHVSWERVLSGPGLVNLYQFLRDTGRGEEPDWLTEELRNHPNPAAVISQAALAGKSWLCEQALDLLIVLYGAEAGNLALKVTALGGVFLGGGIAPKLVDRLKGPAFLEAFFSKGRLRPLLEAMPVRVILNERAALLGAAHCAMQTLI; encoded by the coding sequence ATGATTCTTGCAGGTGATGTGGGCGGAACCAACACGCGGCTGGCGGGCTTCGAGCCGGTCGCGGGTAACTTGATGCCGATCGTGGCTGAGACCTATGCCAGCCGGGATCATTCCAGTCTCGACACAATCGTCTATCTTTTTATTTCTGAGTACCGTCTGCGGGTCGCCGCCGCCTGCTTCGGGGTGGCGGGGCCGGTCAGGCGGGGCCGGGCCGAGACGACCAACCTGCCCTGGTCGATCGACGCCAACGCCCTGGCGGCCGGGCTCAAGCTGCCGACGGTGGGACTGATCAACGATCTGGAGGCCAACGCCCACGGCATTGCACTGCTGGGACCGGCGGATTTTGCCGTACTCAACCCGGGGGCGGCGGATGCGATGGGCAACCAAGCCGTCATCGCGGCCGGGACGGGGCTCGGGGAGGCGGGGCTGTTTTGGGACGGCAGGCGGCATCGGCCCTTCGCGACCGAGGGTGGGCACTCCGATTTTGCGCCCGGCGACGCGCTGCAGATCGAGTTGCTGCGCCATCTGCGGGTGCGCTTTGCCCATGTGAGCTGGGAGCGGGTGCTCTCCGGTCCGGGGTTGGTCAATCTCTATCAATTTCTGCGGGACACCGGGCGCGGGGAGGAACCCGATTGGCTCACCGAGGAGCTGCGCAATCATCCCAATCCGGCGGCGGTCATCTCGCAGGCAGCACTCGCGGGCAAGTCCTGGTTGTGCGAACAGGCACTTGATTTGCTGATTGTTCTGTACGGTGCAGAGGCGGGCAATCTGGCCCTGAAGGTCACTGCCCTGGGCGGAGTGTTTCTGGGGGGCGGCATCGCCCCCAAACTGGTGGACCGGCTCAAAGGACCGGCATTTTTGGAGGCGTTTTTTTCTAAGGGGCGCCTGCGGCCGCTCTTGGAGGCGATGCCGGTGCGCGTCATCCTCAACGAGCGGGCCGCCCTGCTCGGAGCCGCCCACTGCGCCATGCAAACTTTGATCTAG